The following are encoded in a window of Roseimaritima ulvae genomic DNA:
- a CDS encoding DUF5131 family protein produces the protein MSRLARSLISKEERTMSDIEWTDETWNPVTGCTQISPGCENCYALRMSHRLQAMGVDNYRNAFELTTHDHVLEKPLSWKKPRKVFVNSMSDLFHRDVPVKFIERVFDVCRRAHWHQFQILTKRSQRLAREADHFEWPDNVWMGTSVESQDYTFRVDHLRQVPAAVRFISFEPLIGPVDRVDLTGIDWAIVGGESGPGSRPSHPDWFRKLRKLCEKQGTAFFFKQYGDYAPAPKGTAEKKIVKIGRQGDIRDRSDKKPRKTDAAVVRMGKGNAGRTLDGQTWDAYPEVVT, from the coding sequence GTGTCACGGCTGGCTCGTAGCCTTATCTCCAAGGAGGAGAGAACAATGTCAGACATTGAATGGACCGATGAGACCTGGAATCCGGTCACCGGCTGTACCCAGATCAGTCCTGGTTGTGAGAATTGCTATGCCTTGCGAATGTCGCATCGCTTGCAGGCGATGGGCGTCGATAATTATCGCAACGCTTTCGAGCTAACGACTCACGATCACGTGCTGGAAAAGCCACTGTCGTGGAAAAAACCACGCAAAGTGTTTGTCAACTCAATGAGCGACTTATTTCACCGCGATGTGCCCGTCAAGTTCATCGAACGGGTTTTTGACGTTTGTCGGCGGGCACACTGGCATCAGTTTCAAATTCTCACCAAGCGATCACAGCGGCTCGCTCGAGAAGCTGACCACTTCGAATGGCCAGACAATGTTTGGATGGGGACCAGTGTCGAATCGCAAGACTACACATTCCGGGTCGATCATTTGCGCCAGGTGCCCGCAGCAGTCCGGTTTATCTCGTTTGAGCCGCTGATCGGGCCGGTCGATCGAGTTGACTTGACCGGCATTGACTGGGCGATTGTCGGTGGAGAGAGCGGCCCTGGGTCTCGACCGTCGCATCCAGATTGGTTTCGCAAGTTGCGGAAACTGTGCGAAAAGCAGGGTACTGCGTTCTTCTTCAAACAGTACGGTGATTACGCGCCAGCACCGAAGGGGACGGCTGAGAAAAAAATTGTCAAAATAGGTCGTCAGGGCGATATCCGCGATCGAAGCGACAAGAAACCTAGAAAGACCGATGCAGCGGTGGTTCGGATGGGCAAAGGCAACGCGGGCCGAACGCTAGACGGTCAAACGTGGGATGCTTATCCTGAAGTGGTTACCTAG